The following are encoded together in the Citrobacter arsenatis genome:
- the dauA gene encoding C4-dicarboxylic acid transporter DauA — protein MNKLFSSHVMPFRALIDACWKEKYTASRFTRDLIAGITVGIIAIPLAMALAIGSGVAPQYGLYTSAVAGIVIALTGGSRFSVSGPTAAFVVILYPVSQQFGLAGLLVATLMSGIFLILFGLARFGRLIEYIPVSVTLGFTSGIGITIGTMQIKDFLGLQMAHVPEHYLQKVGALFMALPTINVGDAAIGVVTLGILIFWPRLGIRLPGHLPALLAGCAVMGIVNLTGGHVATIGSQFHYILADGSQGNGIPQLLPQLVLPWNMPESNFTLSWSSLQALLPAAFSMAMLGAIESLLCAVVLDGMTGTKHKANSELIGQGLGNIVAPFFGGITATAAIARSAANVRAGATSPISAVIHAILVILALLVLAPLLSWLPLSAMAALLLMVAWNMSEAHKVVDLLRHAPKDDIIVMLMCMSLTVLFDMVIAISVGIVLASLLFMRRIARMTRLAPVNVDVPDDVLVLRVIGPLFFAAAEGLFTDLESRIAGKRIVVLKWDAVPVLDAGGLDAFQRFVKRLPEGCELRISNLEFQPLRTMARAGIQPIAGRLTFFPNKDAALADII, from the coding sequence GTGAACAAATTATTTTCCTCACATGTGATGCCTTTCCGCGCCCTCATCGACGCTTGTTGGAAAGAAAAATATACCGCTTCTCGCTTTACCCGTGACCTGATCGCCGGGATTACCGTTGGGATCATTGCTATTCCGCTGGCGATGGCCCTGGCAATAGGCAGTGGCGTTGCGCCGCAGTACGGCCTGTATACCTCAGCCGTTGCTGGGATTGTTATTGCCCTTACCGGGGGGTCGCGCTTTAGCGTATCTGGCCCAACCGCCGCCTTCGTGGTGATTCTGTATCCGGTGTCGCAACAGTTTGGGCTGGCAGGCCTGCTGGTTGCCACGCTGATGTCCGGGATATTCCTGATCCTTTTCGGCCTCGCCCGTTTTGGCCGCCTGATCGAATATATCCCGGTGTCCGTTACGCTAGGTTTTACATCGGGTATCGGTATCACCATCGGTACCATGCAGATTAAAGATTTTCTCGGCCTGCAAATGGCCCATGTGCCAGAGCACTATTTACAGAAAGTTGGTGCACTGTTTATGGCCCTGCCGACCATCAACGTTGGTGATGCCGCGATTGGCGTGGTGACGCTGGGGATCCTGATTTTCTGGCCGCGTCTGGGGATCCGACTGCCGGGCCACCTCCCTGCACTGCTGGCAGGCTGCGCGGTAATGGGGATCGTGAACCTCACCGGCGGGCATGTCGCCACCATCGGTTCTCAGTTCCACTACATTCTGGCTGACGGCTCACAGGGCAATGGTATCCCACAGCTGCTGCCGCAACTGGTATTACCGTGGAATATGCCGGAGTCAAATTTTACCCTGAGCTGGAGTTCATTACAGGCGCTGTTACCGGCAGCCTTCTCAATGGCGATGCTCGGGGCGATCGAATCTCTGCTGTGCGCCGTCGTACTCGATGGGATGACCGGCACCAAACATAAAGCTAACAGCGAGCTGATTGGTCAGGGACTGGGTAACATCGTCGCGCCATTCTTCGGTGGTATCACCGCCACGGCGGCAATTGCCCGTTCTGCGGCAAACGTCCGCGCCGGGGCGACCTCGCCAATTTCTGCGGTTATTCACGCGATTCTGGTGATCCTTGCCCTGTTGGTGCTTGCACCATTGCTTTCCTGGTTACCGCTTTCCGCCATGGCCGCCCTGCTGCTGATGGTGGCATGGAACATGAGTGAAGCGCATAAAGTGGTGGATCTGCTGCGTCATGCGCCGAAAGACGACATCATCGTCATGCTGATGTGTATGTCGCTGACGGTGCTGTTCGACATGGTTATCGCCATCAGCGTCGGTATCGTTCTCGCCTCTTTGCTGTTTATGCGTCGTATTGCGCGCATGACGCGTCTGGCGCCGGTCAACGTAGACGTGCCGGACGATGTGCTGGTGTTGCGCGTCATTGGCCCATTGTTCTTTGCCGCTGCGGAAGGATTATTTACCGATCTCGAATCGCGTATTGCCGGCAAACGCATTGTGGTCCTGAAGTGGGACGCGGTCCCGGTACTGGATGCCGGTGGTCTGGATGCTTTCCAGCGTTTTGTAAAACGGCTGCCGGAAGGTTGTGAATTACGTATCAGTAATCTGGAGTTCCAGCCGCTACGTACCATGGCGCGCGCAGGCATTCAGCCAATTGCCGGACGTCTGACATTCTTCCCGAATAAAGACGCCGCGCTGGCGGACATCATCTAA
- a CDS encoding pyridoxal phosphate-dependent decarboxylase family protein produces the protein MSDVNPILSGSAQSIAAYQDAIEQSTQAVVEWLKQPEMYQGKTVEQLRERINLNFTSQGLGNQAAIERAVEYFLKDSLLVHHAQCVAHLHCPSLVISQAAEVLINATNQSMDSWDQSPSATIIEIKLIEWLREQVGYAAGDAGVFTSGGTQSNLMGLMLARDAFFARQGHSIQQDGLTGDLSKIKVFCSESAHFSVQKNMALMGLGYRSVTQVKTDAFSRMDLADLKDKLAQAKANGEQVMAIVATAGTTDAGAIDPLADIAALAAEHQIWMHVDAAWGGALLLSEKYRDFLNGLELADSVTLDFHKQFFQTISCGAFLLKDARHYELMRYQAAYLNSDFDEEAGVPNLVSKSLQTTRRFDALKLWMGLEALGKKQYAEIIDNGVTLARDVAEFVKTQPHLELVMEPQLASVLFRFRPQSDDMAFVALLNQRIGDVLLASGSANVGVTEADGVTCLKLTLLNPTVCLEDVKVLLASVKATAEQLLKA, from the coding sequence ATGTCAGACGTAAACCCGATTCTGTCCGGCTCGGCGCAAAGTATCGCCGCCTATCAGGACGCTATCGAGCAGAGTACGCAAGCGGTCGTTGAATGGTTGAAGCAGCCTGAGATGTATCAGGGTAAAACCGTTGAGCAACTGCGTGAACGTATCAACCTGAATTTTACGTCTCAGGGCCTGGGCAACCAGGCCGCTATTGAGCGTGCGGTTGAATACTTTCTGAAAGACAGCCTGTTGGTTCACCATGCGCAGTGCGTGGCGCATCTGCACTGCCCAAGCCTGGTGATTAGCCAGGCGGCGGAAGTGCTGATCAACGCCACCAACCAGAGTATGGACTCCTGGGACCAGAGCCCGTCGGCTACCATCATTGAGATCAAGCTGATCGAATGGCTGCGTGAACAGGTAGGCTATGCGGCTGGCGACGCGGGCGTATTCACCAGCGGTGGCACCCAGAGTAACCTGATGGGCCTGATGCTGGCGCGTGATGCTTTCTTCGCTCGCCAGGGGCATTCCATTCAGCAGGATGGTCTGACCGGCGATCTGAGCAAAATCAAAGTGTTCTGCTCTGAAAGCGCGCACTTCTCTGTGCAGAAGAATATGGCGCTGATGGGGCTGGGCTACCGCTCCGTCACCCAGGTGAAGACCGATGCGTTTTCACGTATGGATCTGGCTGACCTGAAAGATAAGCTGGCTCAGGCGAAAGCCAACGGCGAGCAGGTTATGGCGATTGTGGCGACTGCCGGTACTACCGATGCGGGTGCAATCGATCCGTTAGCGGACATTGCGGCGCTGGCAGCAGAACACCAGATCTGGATGCACGTGGATGCGGCATGGGGCGGGGCGTTACTGCTTTCTGAGAAGTACCGTGACTTCCTGAATGGTCTTGAGCTGGCGGATTCCGTGACTCTGGATTTCCACAAGCAGTTCTTCCAGACCATCAGCTGCGGTGCGTTTCTGTTAAAAGACGCACGTCACTATGAGCTGATGCGTTATCAGGCGGCCTACCTGAACTCTGATTTCGATGAAGAGGCTGGCGTGCCAAACCTGGTGTCGAAGTCGCTGCAGACCACGCGTCGTTTCGATGCGCTGAAGCTGTGGATGGGCCTCGAAGCGCTGGGCAAAAAGCAGTATGCCGAAATCATTGATAACGGCGTAACGCTGGCGCGGGATGTTGCTGAGTTTGTCAAAACCCAGCCGCATCTGGAACTGGTGATGGAGCCGCAGCTGGCAAGCGTGCTGTTCCGCTTCCGCCCGCAAAGTGACGACATGGCCTTCGTTGCGCTGCTGAACCAGCGTATTGGTGACGTTCTGCTGGCTTCCGGTAGCGCCAACGTCGGCGTGACCGAAGCAGATGGCGTCACCTGCCTGAAGCTGACGCTGCTAAACCCTACCGTGTGCCTGGAGGATGTCAAAGTTCTGCTGGCGAGCGTGAAGGCAACGGCTGAGCAATTGCTGAAAGCGTAA
- a CDS encoding diaminobutyrate--2-oxoglutarate transaminase, producing the protein MMTDKVRIDTLSANSLPQSNDTFLARQAEFESNVRSYPRKLPLAIAKAQGVWITDVENNQYLDCLAGAGTLALGHNHPEVLQSIQSVITSGLPLHTLDLTTPLKDEFSSYLLSLLPGQGKEYCLQFTGPSGADAVEAALKLAKKVTGRSSIISFSGGYHGMTHGALSVTGNLSPKEAVSNMMAEVQFMPYPHQYRCPLGIGGEAGVKALTYYFENLINDVESGVRKPAAVILEAVQGEGGVNPAPVEWLQRIRKVTQEHGILLIIDEVQAGFARTGKLFAFEHAGIEPDIIVMSKAVGGGLPLAVLGIKKQFDAWSPGHHTGTFRGNQLAMATGLTTLKILKDDKIADKVAAQGEWLKGKLADLQKRYPVIGQVRGLGLMIGLEIVKPNEAQDHMGCYPADGELSALLQKKCFENGLILERGGRNGCVLRLLPSLLITNAELEIFLDKFENALLGAGVKPV; encoded by the coding sequence ATGATGACGGATAAAGTCCGTATTGATACTTTAAGTGCTAATTCATTACCACAGAGCAATGATACCTTTTTAGCAAGACAGGCTGAGTTTGAATCTAATGTCCGCAGCTATCCACGTAAACTGCCATTAGCGATTGCTAAAGCGCAGGGCGTCTGGATTACTGACGTAGAAAATAATCAATATCTTGATTGCCTGGCAGGTGCCGGAACCCTGGCGCTTGGTCATAACCATCCTGAAGTGCTGCAGAGCATTCAAAGTGTCATCACAAGCGGCTTACCGTTACATACGCTTGACCTTACCACGCCGTTAAAAGATGAATTCTCATCTTATTTACTTTCTTTATTACCGGGCCAGGGCAAAGAATATTGCCTGCAGTTCACCGGGCCGTCCGGCGCCGATGCCGTTGAAGCCGCGCTGAAGCTGGCGAAGAAAGTCACCGGCCGTTCCAGCATCATCAGCTTCTCCGGTGGCTACCACGGGATGACCCACGGCGCGCTGTCCGTGACCGGCAACCTTTCGCCGAAAGAAGCGGTTAGCAACATGATGGCGGAAGTGCAGTTTATGCCGTATCCGCACCAGTACCGTTGCCCGCTGGGTATCGGCGGCGAGGCTGGCGTTAAAGCATTGACCTATTATTTCGAAAACCTGATCAACGACGTTGAGAGCGGCGTTCGTAAACCGGCTGCTGTGATCCTCGAAGCGGTGCAGGGTGAGGGCGGTGTGAACCCGGCTCCGGTTGAGTGGTTGCAGCGCATTCGTAAAGTGACCCAGGAACACGGCATTCTGCTGATCATCGATGAAGTTCAGGCTGGCTTCGCCCGTACCGGTAAACTGTTCGCCTTCGAACATGCCGGTATTGAGCCAGATATCATCGTGATGTCCAAAGCGGTTGGCGGCGGTCTGCCACTGGCGGTACTGGGCATTAAAAAGCAGTTCGATGCGTGGTCTCCGGGCCACCACACCGGCACCTTCCGTGGCAACCAACTGGCGATGGCTACCGGTCTGACAACGCTGAAGATCCTCAAAGACGACAAGATTGCCGATAAAGTTGCCGCCCAGGGCGAGTGGCTGAAAGGCAAACTGGCTGACCTGCAGAAACGCTACCCGGTTATCGGCCAGGTGCGTGGTCTGGGTCTGATGATCGGTCTGGAAATCGTAAAACCGAATGAAGCGCAGGATCACATGGGTTGCTACCCAGCCGATGGCGAGCTGTCCGCGTTGCTGCAGAAAAAATGCTTCGAAAACGGGCTGATTCTGGAGCGTGGTGGCCGCAACGGTTGCGTCCTGCGTTTGCTGCCGTCTCTGCTTATCACCAACGCTGAGCTGGAAATTTTCCTCGATAAATTCGAAAACGCCCTGCTGGGCGCTGGCGTGAAGCCGGTTTAA
- the lysC gene encoding lysine-sensitive aspartokinase 3 gives MTRIYPPSVVAKFGGTSVADFDAMNRSASIVLADHDVRLVVLSASAGVTNLLVELSEGLETHQQLDKLETLRAIQYNIISRLKQPSVISTEIDNLLNNIRHLAQTATISPSDALSDELVSHGELMSSLLFTEVLRERHAEAGWFDARSVMRTNSNFGCAEPELSTLHHQVETHLLPRLEQAIMVTQGFIGRDAAGHTTTLGRGGSDYTATLLGEALHAARVDIWTDVAGIYTTDPRIAPRAKRIDHISFSEASNMAAYGAKVLHPATLLPAMRKSIPVFVGSSKDIAAGGTLVHNTTDNPPRYRALAVRRKQTLLRLHSLDTQPSCSFLAQVFTILSHHAVTVDLVTTSENCIALALDATHATSGEDHVLTTALFTALSSHCRVEVETGLALVTLVGNQLTQATGVCKDVFAWLEEHTVRMICHGASNDNLCILLPADAADSAVKTLHYRLFE, from the coding sequence ATGACTCGCATTTATCCACCATCCGTCGTTGCCAAATTTGGCGGCACCAGCGTCGCTGATTTTGATGCGATGAACCGAAGCGCCAGCATTGTCCTTGCTGATCACGATGTCCGTTTAGTCGTACTGTCTGCCTCCGCAGGCGTCACAAACTTACTGGTCGAGCTTTCTGAAGGTCTGGAAACGCATCAACAATTAGATAAGCTTGAGACCTTACGCGCCATCCAATACAACATTATTTCCCGCCTGAAGCAGCCGTCCGTTATCAGCACGGAAATCGATAATCTTCTCAACAACATCCGTCATCTTGCACAAACGGCGACGATCTCACCGTCCGATGCCCTAAGCGATGAATTGGTCAGCCACGGCGAGTTGATGTCCTCTTTGCTGTTTACTGAAGTATTACGTGAACGTCACGCCGAAGCTGGATGGTTTGACGCTCGTAGCGTGATGCGTACTAACTCGAACTTCGGCTGCGCCGAACCCGAACTCAGTACCCTGCACCACCAGGTGGAGACTCACCTGCTCCCTCGTCTTGAGCAAGCGATTATGGTGACTCAGGGGTTTATTGGCCGCGATGCTGCCGGACACACCACAACGCTTGGGCGCGGCGGAAGTGATTACACGGCAACGCTTCTCGGTGAAGCGCTTCACGCCGCACGCGTAGACATCTGGACCGATGTCGCAGGGATCTACACCACCGACCCACGCATTGCGCCGCGGGCCAAACGAATCGACCACATCTCGTTTTCCGAAGCCAGCAACATGGCGGCTTACGGTGCAAAAGTGCTCCACCCGGCAACGCTACTGCCGGCAATGCGTAAAAGCATTCCGGTCTTTGTTGGCTCAAGTAAAGATATTGCTGCTGGTGGTACGCTGGTGCACAACACCACCGATAACCCACCGCGCTACCGTGCGCTTGCCGTGCGCCGTAAACAGACGCTGTTGCGATTACATAGTCTGGACACACAACCGTCCTGTTCTTTCCTGGCGCAGGTCTTCACCATTTTATCTCACCACGCGGTTACGGTAGATTTAGTCACAACCTCAGAGAATTGTATTGCGCTGGCGCTGGACGCCACTCATGCAACCTCAGGTGAAGACCATGTGCTGACCACGGCATTGTTTACCGCATTGTCCTCCCACTGTCGTGTGGAAGTGGAAACCGGACTGGCATTAGTCACTTTGGTGGGGAATCAGCTGACTCAGGCTACGGGGGTTTGCAAAGACGTTTTTGCCTGGCTTGAAGAGCATACGGTACGCATGATTTGCCATGGGGCGTCAAACGACAACCTGTGCATCTTGCTGCCGGCTGACGCTGCGGATAGCGCGGTTAAAACGTTACATTATCGTTTATTCGAATAA
- the ychH gene encoding stress-induced protein YchH produces the protein MKRKNASLLGNVLMALGLVVMVGGVGYSILNQLPQFNLPQFFAHGAVLSIFVGGVLWLAGARVGGHEQISDRYWWVRHYDKRCRRGDTNHRHN, from the coding sequence ATGAAACGCAAAAACGCTTCGTTACTCGGTAACGTGCTCATGGCTTTAGGGTTGGTGGTGATGGTCGGTGGTGTCGGTTACTCTATTTTAAACCAACTGCCACAATTTAATCTGCCACAGTTTTTCGCACATGGTGCCGTGCTCAGTATTTTTGTTGGTGGTGTTCTGTGGTTGGCAGGTGCCAGAGTGGGTGGCCATGAACAAATCAGTGACCGTTACTGGTGGGTGCGCCACTATGACAAACGCTGCCGTCGCGGTGATACCAATCATCGTCATAACTAA
- the pth gene encoding aminoacyl-tRNA hydrolase codes for MTIKLIVGLANPGAEYAATRHNAGAWYVDLLAERLRAPLRDEPKFFGYTSRVTLEGEDVRLLVPTTFMNLSGKAVGAMASFYRINPDEILVAHDELDLPPGVAKFKLGGGHGGHNGLKDIISKLGNNPNFHRLRVGIGHPGDKNKVVGFVLGKPPVSEQKLIDEAIDEAARCTEILFKDGLTKATSRLHTFKAQ; via the coding sequence GTGACGATTAAATTGATTGTCGGTCTGGCGAACCCCGGCGCAGAGTATGCGGCAACACGACACAACGCAGGCGCATGGTATGTCGATCTACTGGCAGAGAGATTACGCGCTCCCCTGCGCGATGAGCCGAAATTCTTCGGCTACACATCCAGAGTAACGCTCGAAGGGGAAGATGTTCGTCTGCTGGTGCCGACCACCTTTATGAATCTGAGCGGCAAAGCCGTTGGCGCGATGGCCAGTTTTTATCGTATCAACCCCGATGAAATTTTGGTTGCACACGACGAGTTAGACCTGCCGCCTGGCGTGGCCAAATTTAAGCTTGGCGGCGGTCATGGCGGACATAATGGCCTGAAAGACATTATCAGTAAGTTAGGTAATAACCCTAACTTTCACCGTTTACGCGTTGGAATTGGTCATCCGGGCGATAAAAATAAAGTTGTTGGATTTGTTTTGGGCAAACCGCCTGTTTCAGAACAGAAGTTAATTGATGAAGCGATTGACGAAGCAGCACGTTGTACCGAGATTTTATTCAAAGATGGCCTGACCAAAGCAACGAGCCGGTTACATACCTTTAAAGCGCAATAA
- the ychF gene encoding redox-regulated ATPase YchF: MGFKCGIVGLPNVGKSTLFNALTKAGIEAANFPFCTIEPNTGVVPMPDPRLDQLAEIVKPQRILPTTMEFVDIAGLVKGASKGEGLGNQFLTNIRETEAIGHVVRCFENDNIIHVNNKVDPADDIEVINTELALSDLDTCERAIHRVQKKAKGGDKDAKAELAALEKCLPQLENAGMLRALKNLTDEDKAAIKYLSFLTLKPTMYIANVNEDGFENNPYLDKVREIAAAEGSVVVAVCAAVEADIAELDDADREEFMAELGLEEPGLNRVIRAGYELLNLQTYFTAGVKEVRAWTIPVGATAPQAAGKIHTDFEKGFIRAQTIAFEDFITYKGEQGAKEAGKMRAEGKDYIVKDGDVMNFLFNV, translated from the coding sequence ATGGGATTCAAATGCGGTATCGTCGGTTTGCCAAACGTAGGCAAATCCACCCTGTTCAACGCGCTCACAAAAGCGGGTATTGAAGCGGCAAACTTCCCGTTCTGTACTATCGAGCCGAACACCGGTGTTGTCCCGATGCCCGATCCGCGTCTGGATCAGCTGGCCGAAATCGTCAAACCACAGCGTATCCTGCCAACCACGATGGAATTCGTCGACATTGCTGGTCTGGTAAAAGGCGCGTCCAAAGGTGAAGGTCTGGGTAACCAGTTCCTGACCAACATCCGTGAAACCGAAGCTATCGGCCACGTGGTTCGCTGCTTTGAAAACGACAACATCATCCACGTTAATAACAAAGTGGATCCGGCTGACGACATTGAAGTTATCAATACCGAACTGGCGCTGTCTGATCTGGATACCTGTGAACGCGCTATCCATCGCGTACAGAAGAAGGCCAAAGGCGGCGACAAAGACGCGAAAGCGGAACTGGCTGCGCTGGAAAAATGTCTGCCACAGCTGGAAAACGCCGGCATGCTGCGCGCGCTGAAAAACCTGACCGACGAAGATAAAGCGGCCATCAAATACCTGAGCTTCCTGACGCTGAAGCCAACCATGTATATCGCCAACGTCAACGAAGATGGTTTTGAAAATAACCCGTACCTCGATAAAGTGCGCGAAATTGCGGCAGCCGAAGGGTCTGTTGTGGTAGCCGTATGTGCCGCCGTTGAAGCCGACATCGCAGAACTCGATGATGCCGACCGTGAAGAATTTATGGCGGAGCTGGGTCTGGAAGAGCCAGGTCTGAACCGCGTGATCCGCGCAGGTTACGAATTGCTGAACCTGCAGACCTACTTCACCGCTGGCGTGAAAGAAGTCCGCGCATGGACCATCCCTGTCGGCGCAACGGCTCCACAGGCGGCGGGTAAAATCCACACCGACTTCGAGAAAGGCTTTATCCGCGCGCAAACCATCGCGTTTGAAGATTTCATCACCTATAAAGGTGAACAAGGCGCGAAAGAAGCCGGCAAGATGCGTGCAGAAGGTAAAGACTACATCGTTAAAGATGGCGACGTAATGAACTTCCTGTTTAACGTCTAA
- a CDS encoding aldo/keto reductase: protein MNYSLLNNNLKMPMAGFGVFQVTDKEECKQSVLTAIRTGYRLIDTAAVYGNEDAVGDAVREAIAKGLCSREELFITSKLWVQDMASYDMAKAGIEASLEKSGLEYFDLYLLHQAMRDYFSAWRALEDAYDAGKLKAIGVSNFYAHVLANFCETVRIRPMVNQVELHPYFAQPAALETMKYYNVQPEAWAPLGGGRHKPYENEMLQRIADTHKKTVAQIVLRWNVQRGVTVIPKSTRQERIEENFAIWDFSLTESEMAQISSLDLGYVGDAVKHFNPEFVRGCLGVKIHDR from the coding sequence GTGAATTATTCATTATTAAACAATAACCTGAAAATGCCGATGGCAGGTTTTGGTGTTTTTCAGGTAACAGATAAAGAAGAATGTAAACAGTCAGTATTGACTGCTATTCGTACTGGCTATCGCCTTATCGATACCGCAGCAGTTTACGGTAATGAAGATGCCGTTGGTGACGCAGTGCGCGAGGCTATTGCCAAAGGGTTATGTAGCCGAGAAGAGCTATTTATTACCTCAAAACTATGGGTACAGGACATGGCCAGTTACGATATGGCCAAAGCAGGGATTGAAGCGTCGTTAGAAAAATCAGGGCTGGAATATTTTGACCTTTATTTACTGCATCAGGCCATGCGTGATTACTTCAGCGCGTGGCGAGCGCTGGAAGATGCCTATGATGCCGGTAAGCTTAAGGCGATTGGGGTGTCCAATTTCTATGCTCACGTATTAGCAAATTTCTGCGAAACCGTCAGGATCAGGCCAATGGTGAATCAGGTTGAATTGCATCCTTACTTTGCGCAGCCTGCTGCACTTGAAACCATGAAGTATTACAACGTTCAGCCGGAAGCATGGGCACCCTTAGGCGGCGGAAGGCATAAGCCCTATGAAAATGAAATGCTGCAGCGAATTGCTGATACTCACAAAAAAACAGTTGCTCAGATTGTCCTGCGCTGGAATGTGCAGCGCGGTGTCACTGTTATCCCTAAATCCACCCGTCAGGAACGTATTGAAGAGAACTTTGCCATCTGGGATTTCTCATTGACTGAGAGCGAAATGGCGCAAATCAGCTCACTCGATTTAGGCTACGTTGGTGATGCCGTGAAACACTTCAATCCGGAATTTGTGCGTGGCTGTCTTGGTGTGAAAATTCACGATCGCTAA
- a CDS encoding LysR family transcriptional regulator, whose product MARENLNDLMAFIVVAREKSFTKAAAHLGVSQSALSHTIRTLESRLGMKLLTRTTRSISLTDIGQLMIDDLGPYIDGIQGRLQSLKDLNSKAAGTVRISTSDYAIGSVIWPKLEPLLKEYPDITLELIDDYALTDIVSGRFDAGTRLGEQISNGMISVRIGPDVRFAVVGSPDYFSRHPYPQHPNDLIDHNCINLRFPTHGNLYVWEFEKEGKSLNVKVSGQLVFSRIYQNLQAAIEGYGLAHVPRDIAEKQLARGELISVLEDWCPYWDGYYLYYPENRNHSKAFQLVIDALRHYKHP is encoded by the coding sequence TTGGCACGGGAAAACCTTAATGATTTAATGGCGTTTATAGTCGTCGCGCGTGAAAAGAGCTTTACCAAGGCAGCGGCACATTTAGGCGTTTCACAATCAGCCCTCAGCCATACCATTCGAACCCTCGAATCCCGTCTTGGGATGAAACTTCTGACCCGCACCACACGCAGCATTTCGTTGACCGATATAGGGCAATTAATGATCGATGACCTCGGCCCTTATATCGATGGGATCCAGGGGCGATTACAGTCACTGAAGGACCTCAACAGTAAAGCCGCCGGTACGGTACGTATATCAACGTCAGATTATGCGATCGGCTCTGTCATATGGCCCAAGCTTGAGCCGCTGCTCAAGGAATACCCGGATATTACTCTGGAGCTGATTGATGACTATGCGCTGACGGATATTGTCTCCGGCCGCTTTGATGCAGGAACGCGGCTCGGTGAACAAATATCTAATGGCATGATCTCCGTGCGTATCGGCCCGGATGTGCGCTTTGCTGTCGTCGGTTCTCCTGACTATTTTTCCCGCCACCCTTACCCGCAGCATCCTAACGATCTTATTGATCACAACTGCATCAATCTTCGTTTTCCCACCCACGGTAATTTGTATGTCTGGGAGTTCGAAAAAGAAGGAAAGAGCCTGAACGTCAAGGTCAGCGGTCAGCTTGTGTTTAGTCGTATCTATCAGAATTTGCAGGCCGCCATAGAAGGATATGGGCTGGCACATGTTCCCCGTGATATAGCAGAGAAACAGCTCGCCCGCGGCGAACTGATTAGCGTCCTTGAAGACTGGTGTCCTTACTGGGATGGTTATTACCTTTACTATCCGGAAAACAGAAATCACTCGAAAGCTTTCCAGCTTGTTATTGACGCGCTGCGCCATTATAAACATCCCTGA
- a CDS encoding carboxymuconolactone decarboxylase family protein, with the protein MISRTFLAILSLLLMSGCVSQTTQNRSLKMTLKDTHGAVAEVAPAMAAYAERFIEKDLWNRPELSRRDRSLVTVAALISRNDTSELPHYLNVALDSGVKPAEISEVITHLAFYAGWPNATSAALVVRNVFAQRHIDTASLPGDKVDFLPLDKTSENQRATMVESNFGKVSPGVVKYTTDALFLNLWLRPGLAPRDRSLITVSALVTAGQVAQVPYHLNRAMGNGLTQTQASEILTQLAFVAGWPNIFSALPVFKEVFTGRNHA; encoded by the coding sequence ATGATAAGCAGAACATTTCTGGCGATTCTTTCTCTGTTATTGATGAGCGGATGCGTTTCCCAAACCACGCAAAACAGGAGTTTGAAAATGACACTAAAAGATACACATGGCGCTGTGGCTGAAGTCGCACCCGCTATGGCTGCGTATGCTGAACGATTTATTGAAAAGGATCTCTGGAATCGTCCGGAGTTGTCACGTCGCGACCGCAGCCTGGTCACGGTTGCAGCGCTCATCAGCCGTAATGATACGTCTGAGCTTCCGCACTACCTTAACGTGGCGCTGGATAGCGGCGTGAAGCCTGCTGAAATCTCCGAGGTCATTACCCACTTGGCATTTTATGCTGGCTGGCCAAACGCCACCTCTGCGGCACTGGTTGTGCGTAATGTATTTGCACAACGCCATATCGATACGGCTTCCCTGCCAGGGGATAAAGTGGATTTCCTGCCTCTTGATAAAACGTCGGAAAACCAACGTGCCACAATGGTTGAGTCAAACTTTGGCAAGGTATCACCGGGGGTCGTGAAATACACCACGGATGCTCTATTCCTTAATCTGTGGCTACGGCCGGGCCTGGCACCACGGGACCGAAGCCTGATAACCGTCAGCGCACTGGTTACCGCCGGACAAGTGGCGCAAGTGCCGTATCACCTTAATCGGGCGATGGGTAATGGTTTGACCCAGACTCAGGCCTCAGAGATCTTGACACAGCTGGCCTTTGTGGCGGGTTGGCCAAACATTTTCTCGGCATTACCCGTATTTAAAGAGGTATTTACAGGCAGGAATCACGCCTGA